In one window of Thermus aquaticus DNA:
- a CDS encoding MraY family glycosyltransferase, giving the protein MSEVLKRIGVAEPTGGGWLTVVFVFLVALFFTWRFIPHVRRFALKVGWADLPNERRLNREPLPNAGGLALYAGVVLALVAAAFLRPILVEGVLIQVLAILLGGAWLVLVGFVDDQFGLPPLFRLFVQTLAALLLMAVGIRFEAAFGTPLDPALGLFLTWLWVVGITNALNLMDGLDGLAGGVAYVSAMSLLFVSAQFPYWAAGTLVLAALAGAALGFLRHNLHPSRIILGDAGAYFLGYTLAATALLGNLKLTTLLGLLPPALFLLLPILDTTQVVVRRLLRGQNPLSTPGKDHIHHRLLARGLSQRRVAFLLWGLALLFNLLAMAYLRMPWEAILASFLATALGLAWVTYRRLRALLREVE; this is encoded by the coding sequence ATGAGCGAGGTCCTTAAACGCATCGGCGTCGCCGAGCCCACGGGCGGGGGCTGGCTCACGGTGGTCTTCGTCTTCCTGGTGGCCCTCTTCTTCACCTGGCGCTTCATCCCCCATGTGCGCCGCTTCGCCCTCAAAGTGGGCTGGGCCGACCTGCCCAACGAGCGGCGCCTGAACCGCGAACCCCTTCCCAACGCCGGGGGGCTCGCCCTGTACGCCGGCGTGGTCCTGGCCCTGGTGGCGGCGGCCTTCCTCCGGCCCATCCTGGTGGAGGGGGTCCTCATCCAGGTCCTGGCCATCCTCCTGGGAGGGGCCTGGCTGGTGCTGGTGGGCTTCGTGGACGACCAGTTCGGCCTTCCCCCCCTCTTCCGCCTCTTCGTCCAGACCCTGGCGGCCCTCCTCCTCATGGCGGTGGGCATCCGCTTTGAGGCCGCCTTCGGCACGCCTTTGGACCCCGCCTTGGGCCTCTTCCTCACCTGGCTCTGGGTGGTGGGCATCACCAACGCCCTGAACCTCATGGACGGGTTGGACGGCCTGGCGGGCGGCGTGGCCTACGTGAGCGCCATGAGCCTCCTCTTCGTCTCCGCCCAGTTCCCCTACTGGGCGGCGGGGACGCTGGTCCTCGCCGCCCTGGCGGGGGCCGCTTTGGGCTTCCTCAGGCACAACCTCCACCCAAGCCGCATCATCCTGGGGGACGCCGGGGCCTACTTCCTGGGCTACACCCTGGCGGCCACCGCCCTTCTGGGCAACCTGAAGCTCACCACCCTCCTGGGCCTCCTGCCCCCCGCCCTCTTCCTCCTCCTGCCCATCCTGGACACCACCCAGGTGGTGGTGCGGAGGCTCTTGAGGGGCCAGAACCCCCTCTCCACCCCCGGCAAGGACCACATCCACCACCGCCTCCTGGCCCGGGGGCTTTCCCAGAGGCGGGTGGCCTTCCTCCTCTGGGGCCTGGCCCTCCTCTTCAACCTGCTGGCCATGGCCTACCTGAGGATGCCCTGGGAGGCCATCCTGGCCAGCTTCCTGGCCACGGCCCTGGGCCTGGCCTGGGTCACCTACCGGAGGCTCCGAGCCCTTCTGCGGGAAGTAGAATGA
- the upp gene encoding uracil phosphoribosyltransferase, with translation MKITLVDHPLVQHKLAHLRDKRTGPKDFRELAEELSLLMAYEAMRDLELTEATVETPVAPARVKVLSGKKLALVAILRAGLVMVEGILKLVPHARVGHIGLYRDPESLKPVQYYAKLPPDIAERRVFLLDPMLATGGSASHALSLLKEKGATGIKLMCIIAAPEGLERIARDHPDTEVVVAAIDERLNQHGYIVPGLGDAGDRIYGTK, from the coding sequence ATGAAGATCACCCTGGTGGACCACCCCCTGGTCCAGCACAAGCTGGCCCACCTCCGGGACAAGCGCACCGGCCCCAAGGACTTCCGGGAGCTGGCCGAGGAGCTTTCCCTCCTCATGGCCTACGAGGCCATGCGGGACCTGGAGCTCACCGAGGCCACCGTGGAAACCCCCGTGGCCCCCGCCCGGGTCAAGGTGCTCTCGGGCAAGAAGCTGGCCCTGGTGGCCATCCTGCGGGCCGGCCTGGTCATGGTGGAGGGCATCCTCAAGCTGGTCCCCCACGCCCGGGTGGGGCACATCGGCCTCTACCGGGACCCCGAGTCCCTAAAGCCCGTCCAGTACTACGCCAAGCTCCCACCCGACATCGCCGAAAGGCGGGTCTTCCTCCTGGACCCCATGCTGGCCACCGGGGGAAGCGCCAGCCACGCCCTCTCCCTCCTCAAGGAAAAGGGGGCCACCGGCATCAAGCTCATGTGCATCATCGCCGCCCCGGAGGGCCTGGAGCGCATCGCCCGGGACCACCCCGACACCGAGGTGGTGGTGGCCGCCATTGACGAGCGCCTGAACCAGCACGGCTACATCGTCCCCGGCCTGGGCGATGCCGGGGACCGCATCTACGGGACCAAATGA
- a CDS encoding MFS transporter: MLALAVLKDPRYRAYWLALFTSQMGTWMQAAAQGWLVLLLTGSAERLGLVVAFQFLPALLFSLPAGVLADRYPKRNLLLLTQGGMMLLALLMALLILTGQVRYGHVLAFAFLYGALNAMDLPVRQSFTVELAGRERYPGAIALNSFGFNLSRLLGPALSGLLISLFGVGVAYLANALSFLPLLLVLLRLPPGPRGEDGDGRWWREAQEGVGFVLAHPLVRRVVGLVLFASLLGMNFQTLVPAYARLVLGLSATGYGFLVSSVGLGALAAALVMAFTGRPKPGRLLLGVLALALAHMGLFLAHPALVPLFLALGGFGMISVLINANTLVQLSVPDRLRGRVMAVYSLVMLGTGPLGAYLTGLLFEVLGGRWAALVLGGAVLLVGLYQARPWPKVSSPPA; the protein is encoded by the coding sequence GTGCTGGCCCTGGCCGTCCTAAAGGACCCCCGGTACCGGGCCTACTGGCTCGCCCTCTTCACCTCCCAGATGGGCACCTGGATGCAGGCCGCCGCCCAGGGCTGGCTGGTCCTCCTCCTCACGGGAAGCGCCGAGCGGCTGGGCCTGGTGGTGGCCTTCCAGTTCCTGCCCGCCCTCCTCTTCTCCCTACCCGCCGGGGTCCTGGCGGACCGCTACCCCAAGCGCAACCTCCTCCTCCTCACCCAAGGGGGGATGATGCTCCTGGCCCTTCTCATGGCCCTCCTCATCCTCACGGGGCAGGTGCGCTACGGGCACGTCCTCGCCTTCGCCTTCCTCTACGGGGCCCTGAACGCCATGGACCTGCCCGTTCGCCAGAGCTTCACCGTGGAGCTGGCGGGCAGGGAGCGCTACCCCGGGGCCATCGCCCTAAACTCCTTTGGCTTCAACCTAAGCCGCCTCCTGGGACCTGCCCTTTCCGGCCTCCTCATCTCCCTCTTCGGCGTAGGGGTCGCCTATCTGGCCAACGCCCTCTCCTTTTTGCCCCTCCTTCTGGTGCTCCTCCGCCTGCCCCCAGGGCCTCGAGGGGAGGACGGGGATGGGCGCTGGTGGCGGGAGGCCCAGGAAGGGGTGGGGTTTGTCCTGGCCCACCCCCTGGTGCGGCGGGTGGTGGGCCTGGTCCTCTTCGCCAGCCTCTTGGGGATGAACTTCCAGACCCTGGTGCCCGCCTACGCCAGGCTGGTCCTGGGCCTCTCGGCCACGGGCTACGGCTTTTTGGTGTCCAGCGTGGGGCTTGGGGCCCTGGCGGCGGCCTTGGTCATGGCCTTCACCGGCAGGCCCAAGCCGGGGAGGCTCCTCCTTGGGGTCTTGGCCCTGGCCCTGGCCCACATGGGCCTCTTCCTGGCCCACCCCGCCCTGGTGCCCCTCTTCCTGGCCCTAGGGGGGTTTGGCATGATCTCGGTCCTCATCAACGCCAACACCCTGGTGCAGCTTTCCGTGCCCGACCGCCTCCGGGGCCGGGTCATGGCCGTCTACAGCCTGGTCATGCTGGGCACGGGGCCCCTCGGGGCCTACCTGACGGGCCTCCTCTTTGAAGTCCTGGGGGGGCGGTGGGCCGCTTTGGTCCTGGGAGGGGCGGTCCTTTTGGTGGGCCTTTACCAGGCGAGGCCCTGGCCTAAGGTGTCCAGTCCTCCGGCCTAG
- a CDS encoding phosphotransferase family protein, which produces MAVAALKGLLPQEGFARLTPLGGFEARVYTDGERVYKVYGREEAHLAALEAKRMARAGLGSLVLGVVEVEGQGVLVTRRFPGRPFSPEAFTPKTLAALSHLFLSLHRLPEPGVVSREELLERLERFAESLFSVPEALDLVKALKKEVALAAGVERRFCHRDAWAGNLLLKEPGAEGLEVILVDWVRSGGDDPARDLALLKTGSLDLLGEAKAREALLRLGRLYPKEVRERLGFYVPLTYLHDLHWFRSKKPEEFPEALKEKLPKALSFFQDCFPRKGKAC; this is translated from the coding sequence GTGGCCGTGGCCGCCCTCAAGGGCCTCCTCCCCCAAGAAGGCTTCGCCCGCCTCACGCCCTTGGGGGGGTTTGAGGCCCGGGTGTATACGGACGGCGAGCGGGTCTACAAGGTGTACGGGCGGGAAGAGGCCCACCTGGCAGCCCTCGAGGCCAAGCGCATGGCCCGGGCCGGCCTGGGAAGCCTGGTCCTGGGGGTGGTGGAGGTGGAGGGCCAGGGGGTCCTGGTGACCCGGCGCTTTCCCGGCAGGCCCTTCTCCCCCGAGGCCTTCACGCCCAAGACCCTCGCCGCCTTGTCCCACCTCTTCCTCTCCCTCCACCGCCTGCCCGAGCCCGGGGTGGTGAGCCGGGAAGAGCTTCTGGAGCGGCTTGAGCGCTTCGCCGAAAGCCTCTTTTCCGTCCCCGAGGCCTTGGACCTGGTGAAGGCCCTGAAGAAGGAGGTGGCGCTGGCCGCCGGAGTGGAGCGCCGCTTCTGCCACCGGGACGCCTGGGCGGGCAACCTCCTCCTGAAGGAGCCCGGGGCGGAGGGCCTGGAGGTCATCCTGGTGGACTGGGTGCGCTCCGGTGGGGACGACCCGGCCCGGGACCTGGCCCTCCTTAAGACGGGAAGCCTGGACCTCCTGGGGGAGGCCAAAGCCCGGGAGGCCCTCCTCCGCCTGGGCCGCCTCTACCCCAAGGAGGTGCGGGAGCGCCTGGGGTTCTACGTCCCCCTCACCTACCTCCACGACCTCCACTGGTTCAGGAGCAAGAAGCCCGAGGAGTTCCCCGAGGCCCTAAAGGAAAAGCTTCCCAAGGCCCTCAGCTTCTTCCAGGACTGCTTTCCCCGGAAGGGGAAGGCGTGTTAG
- a CDS encoding Uma2 family endonuclease — translation MRAVVKRRPFTTEEYHRLLQAGILREDDRVELIEGEILEMSPIGSRHAAAVKRLNHLFHELLKGKALLGVQDLVRLGPYSEPQPDLTLLRPRPDFYGESHPGPEDVLLLVEVMDTSQAYDREVKLPLYAKAGIPEVWLVDLEAHRLEVYRKPTPEGFAEAQVLGPEETVAPLHFPEARLPVALILGVA, via the coding sequence ATGAGGGCCGTGGTCAAGCGGAGGCCCTTCACCACCGAGGAGTACCACCGCCTCCTTCAGGCCGGCATCCTGCGCGAGGACGACCGGGTGGAACTCATTGAGGGGGAGATCCTGGAGATGAGCCCCATCGGCAGCCGACACGCCGCCGCGGTCAAGCGGCTAAACCACCTCTTCCACGAGTTGCTGAAGGGTAAGGCCCTCCTCGGGGTCCAGGACCTCGTCCGCCTTGGCCCCTACTCCGAACCCCAGCCGGACCTAACGCTTCTTAGGCCCAGGCCCGACTTCTACGGAGAGTCTCACCCGGGGCCGGAGGACGTGCTCCTCCTGGTGGAGGTCATGGACACCTCCCAGGCCTACGACCGGGAGGTGAAGCTTCCCCTTTACGCCAAGGCGGGGATCCCCGAGGTCTGGCTTGTGGACCTCGAGGCCCACCGCCTGGAGGTCTACCGGAAGCCCACGCCGGAAGGCTTCGCCGAGGCCCAGGTCCTGGGCCCTGAGGAAACGGTAGCCCCCCTCCACTTCCCCGAAGCCCGCCTCCCCGTGGCCCTCATCCTGGGGGTCGCATGA
- the wecB gene encoding non-hydrolyzing UDP-N-acetylglucosamine 2-epimerase yields the protein MKRVVLAFGTRPEATKMAPVYLALKAIPYIKPLVLLTGQHREQLRQALSLFGIQEDRNLDVMQERQALPDLAARILPQAARALKEMGADYVLVHGDTLTTFAVAWAAFLEGLPVGHVEAGLRSHNLKEPFPEEANRRLTDALTDLDFAPTPLAKANLLREGKREEGILVTGQTGVDAVLLAARLGRFPEGLPPGPYVTVTMHRRENWPLLPELARALKKVAEAFPEITFVYPVHLNPVVREAVFPVLKGVRNFVLLDPLDYGPMAALMKASLLLVTDSGGLQEEGAALGVPVVVLRNVTERPEGLQAGILKLAGTDPEGVYSVVKGLLENPEELERMRRAKNPYGDGQAGVRVARGVAWRLGLGPRPEDWTP from the coding sequence ATGAAGCGGGTGGTCCTGGCCTTCGGCACCCGGCCCGAGGCCACCAAAATGGCCCCGGTCTACCTGGCCCTGAAGGCGATCCCTTACATCAAGCCCCTGGTCCTCCTCACCGGCCAGCACCGGGAGCAGCTAAGGCAGGCCCTAAGCCTCTTCGGCATCCAAGAGGACCGCAACCTGGACGTGATGCAGGAGCGCCAGGCCCTCCCCGACCTGGCGGCCCGCATCCTGCCCCAGGCGGCCAGGGCCTTGAAGGAGATGGGGGCCGACTACGTCCTGGTCCACGGGGACACCCTCACCACCTTCGCCGTGGCCTGGGCGGCCTTCCTCGAGGGCCTGCCCGTGGGCCACGTGGAGGCGGGCCTCAGGAGCCACAACCTCAAAGAGCCTTTCCCCGAGGAGGCCAACCGCCGCCTCACCGACGCCCTCACCGACCTGGACTTCGCCCCCACCCCCCTGGCCAAAGCGAACCTCCTGAGGGAAGGGAAGCGGGAAGAGGGCATCCTGGTCACGGGGCAGACCGGGGTGGACGCCGTGCTGCTGGCGGCCAGGCTGGGCAGGTTTCCCGAAGGCCTTCCCCCCGGGCCCTACGTCACCGTCACCATGCACCGCCGGGAGAACTGGCCCCTCCTCCCCGAGCTAGCCCGGGCCCTCAAAAAGGTGGCCGAGGCCTTCCCCGAGATCACCTTCGTCTACCCCGTGCACCTGAACCCCGTGGTGCGGGAGGCCGTCTTCCCGGTCCTGAAGGGGGTGAGGAACTTCGTCCTCCTGGACCCTCTGGACTACGGCCCCATGGCCGCCCTCATGAAGGCGAGCCTCCTTCTGGTCACCGACTCCGGGGGCCTACAGGAGGAGGGGGCCGCCCTGGGCGTGCCCGTGGTGGTCCTGAGGAACGTCACCGAGCGGCCCGAGGGGCTTCAGGCGGGCATCCTCAAGCTGGCGGGCACCGACCCCGAAGGGGTCTATAGCGTGGTCAAGGGTCTCCTGGAAAACCCCGAGGAGCTTGAGCGCATGCGCCGGGCCAAAAACCCCTACGGCGACGGCCAGGCGGGGGTGCGGGTGGCCCGGGGCGTGGCCTGGCGGCTGGGCCTCGGCCCTAGGCCGGAGGACTGGACACCTTAG